From the genome of Legionella beliardensis:
TAGGGCCGTAACCCAGGTTCTCACCTCGTTCATCCTGGCTACAACGCCGCTAGCCAAAAATTATTGCTCTATTATAGACAATAATGGTCAAAATTCAAATTATTTACTCAAAATCAGCCCTAAATATAGTGCGCAATTAAGTCAATTAGATTATAATTTTACTATTAACCAAATAAAATGCAGTACAATTGAGGTCGATGTAATGAAGAGAAAGCAAGAAGACGAAACGCAAGCTACTGAGGAGATAGATCCTTATAAGAAATTGATAAACACGATGTTTCAGTGGGATCTGGCCTCACAAAACTCTTTCTTAGGCTCCACAGGACGGGAACCAAGAGAACTTTTAACTAAAATCGAAACCATATTAAAAGAACACCCAGGTATCAGCAATCAAGGTGAATATACTAATAATTTAACACCGTTTCATCAGGCTATTGCGTTTGCTCGCCCTGAGTTGATTAACCTACTCATAAAATATGGCGCCGATGTTAATTTACCTGTATCCGCTACACGATTAGAGGATTTAGGTAATCAAGCATATATCACCCCACCGCTGCCGCCAACTAGGCCTGCCTCCAACTACCCATTACATCAAGTACTACATGATTCTCCTGTCAACCAATTAGCACTCATTAAGCTTTTGTTAGATAACGGCGCTGATCCTTTTAAACTTAACGGGAGTAACTTCACCCCCCTGGAATTAGCTAACCATAAGCTAAAAACATTAGATCCTAACAAAGCATCACAGGCAATCAATCGGTATAATCAAGTTATTCAATACCTGACAGAAAAGATGCAAGAGCCGCAATACGCTGGTAGACAAGAGAAATTAGCTCAAGAAAGAATAGACAATCAAAAAATCCGAGATGATTATTATAGAGAAGGTACTAAAAAAGAAGATCCCAAAGAGGGAAAAGTTTCTACTAATCCTCAAACCTTATTTTCTCAAAAAGAAAACGAAAGTGATAAAAATTTGACAAGTAGCTCTCAAACTGGATTAGGTTCTACCTCTCCCAAATGATGAGATGAATAGAAGCAAGGTAAGTTGGACTCAGATGTAGCCTGGGTGTAGGTCAGCAAGACCGTAACCCGGGTTTCACTTTGTTTCACCCAGGCTACTTGCTAGGCCTCGCAATATGAATAACACCGAATATTGTCATTCCCGTGTAGACGGGAATCTAGCCTGGTAATGGCATGTTGCTAATATTAGGCATGGATCTCCGCCTACGCGGAGATGTCAGTAAACGTAAATACTGTCCTTAGAAATAGCTAGCCTTTTAATGAAAGTTTAGCTTGATTTTAAAGATAGTATCTACATTACTAGTGAAGAAACATGAGAAATTCGGCATTAATATTTAAAATTAGGATAAATTTGCAGCAAAAATAAATGGATACCGTGGTCAAGTCATAGTATTTCGGTAGCTGATATGAAGTCAATTAAAATAACGAATTACCGCAGCTTCACTCAGGCATCCAGCATCTTTAAATAATCTTAATTATCTTTTCTAGAAGGATTAGAAGCTAATAATTCTTTAATCTCTAATAAAATTTTTTCTTGATTACTAAGATGAACTGGCTCATCTTCTTGCTTTTTTTGTAATAAATTGATGAATCTAATTACAATAAAAACTGCAAAAGCAACTAAGGTAAAGTCAAAAATAGACTGCAGAAAAGCCCCCCATTTAATGACTGCATCACCTATTTTGAATACCTTATCGGTGATATCAATACCACCTAGTAACAAACCAAGAAAAGGCATGATAATACCGTCTACTAAAGACGATACTATCTTGCTAAATGCACTACCAATAACAACTGCTACAGCTAAATCAACCACATTGCCACGCATGGCAAATTGTTTAAATTCGCTTATAAAGCTCATTAAAGTCCTTTAATTTAACTCACCTGCCCTGCAACAGTTACCTTAATTTCATTGATTTTTGCCTGAAGATCACCGGGAACTAAGCCACCGCCTTGCGCCATATCATCCCGGCCACCGCCTTTACCACATAACAATTTAACCAAGCTTACTGCTGAGGGCGCCCTATTTAATAGGCTTTTACTTATGCCAGCAACAACATTAATTTTTTCTTGATCAATGGTATAGAGAACAATAACAGCGTTATTAATATTACCCTTTAACTGATCAAGGGTGGTACGCAGCGCTTGGTTGTCCATATCAAGCTGTTTAATTAATAAATTAACATCATTAATTTTTTCGATGTCTTTAGCTAACTCATTTCCTTGATTAGCTGCAAGCTTCGCTTGTAATTTTGTTATTTCTTTTTCTTGTAATTTAAACTCATTTAAAACCTGCCCTACTTTATCAGACACCTTATCAGCACTTACTTTAAATTTTTGGGCAACCTCTTCAAGCTGTGCGATCTGCTGATTCACCCACTCTAGGGCATAGGCACCGGTCACTATTTCAATACGTCTGACTCCACTTGCAATACCATACTCCGCTATGATTTTGAAAAGACCAATATCGCCAGTTCGTTTCACATGCGTTCC
Proteins encoded in this window:
- a CDS encoding ankyrin repeat domain-containing protein; its protein translation is MKRKQEDETQATEEIDPYKKLINTMFQWDLASQNSFLGSTGREPRELLTKIETILKEHPGISNQGEYTNNLTPFHQAIAFARPELINLLIKYGADVNLPVSATRLEDLGNQAYITPPLPPTRPASNYPLHQVLHDSPVNQLALIKLLLDNGADPFKLNGSNFTPLELANHKLKTLDPNKASQAINRYNQVIQYLTEKMQEPQYAGRQEKLAQERIDNQKIRDDYYREGTKKEDPKEGKVSTNPQTLFSQKENESDKNLTSSSQTGLGSTSPK
- the mscL gene encoding large conductance mechanosensitive channel protein MscL, producing MSFISEFKQFAMRGNVVDLAVAVVIGSAFSKIVSSLVDGIIMPFLGLLLGGIDITDKVFKIGDAVIKWGAFLQSIFDFTLVAFAVFIVIRFINLLQKKQEDEPVHLSNQEKILLEIKELLASNPSRKDN